A region of Streptomyces halobius DNA encodes the following proteins:
- a CDS encoding MBL fold metallo-hydrolase, with protein MLIAGFPAGAWGTNCYLVAPAAGEECVIIDPGHQAAQGVEDTIRKHRLKPVAVVLTHGHIDHVASVVPVCGAHDVPAWIHPEDRFMMSDPEKALGRSIGQQLMGDLTVGEPDDVKELTDGGALRLAGMEFSVAHAPGHTKGSVTFRMPEQADIPPVFFSGDLLFAGSIGRTDLPGGDHAEILRSLERVCLPLDDSTVVLSGHGPQTTIGRERATNPYLRAVAAGLGDGTTAAPRRGM; from the coding sequence GTGCTGATTGCCGGGTTCCCCGCCGGGGCCTGGGGGACCAACTGCTATCTGGTCGCCCCCGCCGCCGGTGAGGAGTGCGTGATCATCGACCCGGGCCACCAAGCGGCCCAGGGAGTCGAGGACACGATCAGAAAGCATCGGCTCAAGCCCGTCGCGGTCGTCCTCACCCACGGCCACATCGACCACGTCGCCTCGGTGGTCCCGGTGTGCGGCGCGCATGACGTCCCGGCCTGGATCCACCCCGAGGACCGTTTCATGATGAGCGACCCGGAGAAGGCCCTCGGCCGCTCCATCGGGCAGCAGCTCATGGGCGACCTGACCGTGGGGGAGCCGGACGACGTCAAGGAGCTGACCGACGGCGGCGCTCTGCGACTCGCCGGGATGGAGTTCTCCGTCGCGCACGCCCCGGGCCATACCAAGGGGTCGGTGACGTTCAGGATGCCCGAGCAGGCCGACATTCCGCCGGTCTTCTTCTCGGGCGACCTGCTGTTCGCCGGCTCCATCGGACGCACCGACCTGCCGGGCGGCGACCACGCCGAGATCCTCCGGTCGCTGGAGCGCGTATGCCTCCCGCTGGACGACTCGACCGTGGTCCTGTCCGGCCACGGCCCCCAGACCACCATCGGCCGCGAGCGCGCCACCAATCCCTATCTGCGGGCGGTGGCCGCCGGCCTCGGAGACGGCACGACCGCCGCTCCACGACGAGGAATGTGA
- the hisS gene encoding histidine--tRNA ligase, whose protein sequence is MTTFKAPKGTYDLLPPDSATYLAVREAIAAPLRNSGYGYIETPGFENVELFARGVGESTDIVTKEMYAFETKGGDQLALRPEGTASVLRAAMEANLHKGGNLPVKLWYSGSYYRYERPQKGRYRHFSQVGAEAIGAEDPALDAELIILADQAYRSLGLSDFRILLNSLGDKVCRPVYRAALQDFLRGLELDEDTRRRIEINPLRVLDDKRESVQERLVGAPMLRDYLCEECKAYHEQVRELLTAAGVAFEDDPKLVRGLDYYTRTTFEFVHDGLGSQSAVGGGGRYDGLSEMIGGPELPSVGWALGVDRTVLALEAEGIRLDIPAATSVYAVPLGEEARRVLFGTVTALRKAGVATDFAYGGKGLKNAMKSANRSGARLALVAGERDLAEGVVQVKDLESGEQTPVALDAAVEEVRRRLG, encoded by the coding sequence GTGACCACCTTCAAGGCACCCAAGGGCACGTACGACCTGCTCCCGCCGGACTCCGCCACCTATCTCGCGGTGCGCGAGGCGATCGCCGCGCCGCTGCGGAACTCCGGGTACGGCTACATCGAGACGCCCGGATTCGAGAACGTCGAGCTGTTCGCGCGCGGCGTCGGGGAGTCCACCGACATCGTGACCAAGGAGATGTACGCCTTCGAGACCAAGGGCGGCGACCAGCTCGCGCTGCGCCCCGAGGGCACCGCGTCCGTCCTGCGGGCGGCGATGGAGGCCAATCTCCACAAGGGCGGCAACCTGCCGGTCAAGCTCTGGTACTCCGGCTCGTACTACCGCTACGAGCGCCCGCAGAAGGGCCGTTACCGCCACTTCTCGCAGGTCGGCGCCGAGGCGATCGGCGCGGAGGACCCGGCGCTGGACGCCGAGCTGATCATCCTGGCCGACCAGGCGTACCGCTCGCTGGGGCTGAGCGACTTCCGCATCCTGCTGAACTCGCTCGGCGACAAGGTGTGCCGCCCCGTCTACCGTGCCGCGCTGCAGGACTTCCTGCGCGGGCTGGAGCTGGACGAGGACACCCGCCGCCGGATCGAGATCAACCCGCTGCGCGTCCTGGACGACAAGCGCGAGTCGGTGCAGGAGCGGCTCGTCGGGGCGCCCATGCTCCGCGACTACCTGTGCGAGGAGTGCAAGGCCTACCACGAGCAGGTGCGCGAGCTGCTGACCGCGGCGGGCGTGGCCTTCGAGGACGACCCGAAGCTGGTGCGCGGCCTGGACTACTACACCCGCACCACCTTCGAGTTCGTCCACGACGGTCTGGGCTCGCAGTCCGCGGTGGGCGGCGGCGGTCGCTACGACGGCCTGTCCGAGATGATCGGCGGCCCCGAACTGCCGTCCGTCGGCTGGGCGCTGGGAGTGGACCGTACGGTGCTCGCGCTGGAGGCGGAGGGCATCAGGCTCGACATCCCCGCCGCCACCTCCGTGTACGCCGTCCCGCTGGGCGAGGAGGCCCGCCGGGTGCTCTTCGGGACGGTCACCGCGCTGCGCAAGGCCGGTGTCGCCACCGACTTCGCGTACGGCGGCAAGGGCCTGAAGAACGCCATGAAGTCGGCCAACCGCTCCGGCGCGCGGCTGGCGCTGGTGGCCGGCGAGCGGGATCTGGCCGAGGGCGTGGTGCAGGTCAAGGACCTGGAGAGCGGTGAGCAGACCCCCGTCGCGCTGGACGCCGCGGTCGAGGAGGTCCGGCGCAGGTTGGGCTGA
- a CDS encoding vitamin K epoxide reductase family protein, giving the protein MTTTAVDDVSTDDDHDGHASDPGTIGAGRGFALLLVITGALGILAAWIITLDKFELLKDPNFKPACSLNPIISCTDIMQSEQAEVFGFPNPMAGLVGFGVVIAIGMALLAGARFRRWYWIGLNIGTLLGAVFCMWLMAQSLYVINSLCLWCTLTWLVTILMFWYTTVHNIKHGIIPAPAGLRSALVEFHWVVPVLWYGVIGLLILTKWWSYWSTLI; this is encoded by the coding sequence ATGACGACGACAGCGGTTGATGACGTGTCCACCGACGACGATCACGACGGTCACGCGAGCGACCCGGGCACCATCGGCGCGGGTCGCGGCTTCGCCCTGCTGCTGGTGATCACCGGCGCGCTGGGCATCCTGGCGGCCTGGATCATCACGCTGGACAAGTTCGAGCTGCTGAAGGACCCGAATTTCAAACCGGCCTGCAGCCTCAACCCGATCATCTCCTGCACCGACATCATGCAGAGCGAGCAGGCGGAGGTCTTCGGCTTCCCGAACCCGATGGCCGGGCTGGTCGGCTTCGGTGTGGTCATCGCGATCGGCATGGCCCTGCTGGCCGGTGCCCGCTTCCGCCGCTGGTACTGGATCGGCCTGAACATCGGCACGCTGCTCGGCGCGGTCTTCTGCATGTGGCTGATGGCGCAGTCGCTGTACGTCATCAACTCGCTGTGCCTGTGGTGCACGCTGACCTGGCTCGTCACCATCCTGATGTTCTGGTACACCACGGTGCACAACATCAAGCACGGCATCATCCCGGCCCCCGCGGGCCTGCGGTCGGCCCTGGTGGAGTTCCACTGGGTCGTGCCGGTGCTCTGGTACGGCGTGATCGGACTGCTGATCCTCACCAAGTGGTGGTCGTACTGGAGCACGCTGATCTAG
- a CDS encoding replication-associated recombination protein A, whose amino-acid sequence MEPDLFTAAAEDRQEKDPAGSPLAVRMRPRTLDEVVGQQHLLKPGSPLRRLVGEGGGGPAGPSSVFLWGPPGIGKTTLAYVVSQATNKRFVELSAITAGVKEVRAVIDGARRASGGFGKETVLFLDEIHRFSKAQQDSLLPAVENRWVTLIAATTENPYFSVISPLLSRSLLLTLEPLTDDDLRGLLRRALTDARGLAGAVTLPEDTEAHLLRIAGGDARRALTALEAGAGSAMAKGEAEVTLQTLEESVDRAAVKYDRDGDQHYDVASALIKSIRGSDVDAALHYLARMIEAGEDPRFIARRLMISASEDIGLADPSALQTAVAAAQAVAMIGFPEARITLSQATIALALAPKSNAVYLAVDAALADVRAGRAGAVPSHLRDSHYKGAQQLGHGQGYQYPHDLPGGIAAQQYAPDEVHGRRYYTPTRHGAEARYADVAERVRARLRGASGEAAAE is encoded by the coding sequence GTGGAGCCCGACCTGTTCACCGCCGCCGCCGAAGACCGTCAAGAGAAGGACCCCGCGGGGTCTCCGCTCGCCGTGCGGATGCGTCCGCGCACCCTCGACGAAGTCGTCGGGCAACAGCATCTGCTCAAGCCGGGCTCGCCGCTGCGCCGCCTTGTGGGCGAGGGCGGCGGCGGCCCGGCGGGGCCGTCCTCGGTCTTCCTGTGGGGGCCGCCGGGCATCGGCAAGACGACGCTCGCCTATGTGGTCAGCCAGGCCACGAACAAGCGCTTCGTGGAGCTCTCGGCGATCACCGCGGGCGTCAAGGAGGTCCGGGCGGTCATCGACGGCGCCCGGCGTGCCTCGGGCGGCTTCGGCAAGGAGACCGTCCTCTTCCTCGACGAGATCCACCGCTTCAGCAAGGCCCAGCAGGACTCCCTGCTGCCCGCCGTCGAGAACCGCTGGGTGACGCTGATCGCCGCGACGACCGAGAACCCGTACTTCTCGGTGATCTCCCCCCTGCTCTCCCGCTCCCTCCTGCTGACCCTGGAACCGCTCACCGACGACGATCTGCGCGGTCTGCTGCGCCGCGCGCTGACGGACGCGCGGGGGCTCGCGGGCGCGGTCACCCTCCCCGAGGACACCGAGGCGCATCTGCTGCGCATCGCGGGCGGCGATGCCCGGCGCGCGCTGACGGCCCTGGAGGCGGGCGCCGGCTCCGCGATGGCCAAGGGCGAGGCGGAGGTCACGCTGCAGACGCTGGAGGAGTCCGTCGACCGCGCGGCGGTGAAGTACGATCGGGACGGCGACCAGCACTACGACGTCGCCAGCGCCCTGATCAAGTCCATCCGCGGTTCCGACGTCGATGCCGCGCTGCACTATCTGGCGCGGATGATCGAGGCGGGGGAGGACCCGCGGTTCATCGCCCGTCGGCTGATGATCTCGGCGAGCGAGGACATCGGCCTGGCCGATCCGTCCGCGCTGCAGACCGCGGTCGCGGCCGCGCAGGCGGTGGCGATGATCGGATTCCCGGAGGCCCGGATCACGCTGAGCCAGGCCACCATCGCGCTCGCCCTGGCACCCAAGTCGAACGCCGTGTATCTGGCCGTCGACGCCGCGCTGGCGGACGTCCGCGCCGGCCGGGCCGGTGCCGTCCCGTCCCATCTGCGCGACAGCCACTACAAGGGCGCCCAGCAGCTCGGCCACGGCCAGGGGTACCAGTACCCGCACGACCTGCCGGGCGGTATCGCGGCCCAGCAGTACGCCCCGGACGAGGTGCACGGCAGGCGGTATTACACACCGACGCGGCACGGCGCCGAGGCGCGCTACGCCGATGTCGCGGAGCGGGTCCGGGCCCGGCTGCGGGGGGCGTCGGGCGAGGCGGCGGCCGAGTAG
- a CDS encoding DUF2470 domain-containing protein — protein MASLSIPGVEDLDETGLSAPVCRTVTPEGDVLLLVPGASAAARAAAHAQDDDLAAVMEITDVAPVSVPHRIRGRAWVAGWLTPVRNEQRAEAAMLLAERHPVGELLGIGEALHPEPAPGQYGRAAWMMLRLEVGEGAVDDLWGADSVEPDEFAAAEPDPLVAHEAELLQHLHAAHDDQVRGLCTLLGDRAPVCGARGRAVPVSLDRFGLRVRFTDAEQRSFDARFDFPQPVRDVAELRRAMHVLFEAAME, from the coding sequence ATGGCGTCCCTGAGCATCCCCGGCGTCGAGGACCTCGACGAGACCGGCCTCTCGGCGCCCGTCTGCCGGACGGTGACACCCGAGGGAGACGTGCTATTGCTGGTCCCTGGGGCCTCGGCGGCGGCGCGGGCCGCCGCACACGCCCAGGACGACGACCTCGCCGCCGTGATGGAGATCACGGATGTGGCGCCGGTTTCGGTGCCCCATCGGATCCGCGGACGGGCCTGGGTGGCCGGCTGGCTGACCCCGGTGCGCAATGAGCAGCGCGCCGAGGCCGCGATGCTGCTCGCGGAGCGGCATCCCGTCGGCGAGCTGCTCGGCATCGGGGAGGCACTGCATCCGGAACCGGCGCCGGGGCAGTACGGGCGGGCCGCCTGGATGATGCTGCGCCTGGAGGTCGGCGAGGGCGCGGTGGACGACCTCTGGGGCGCCGATTCCGTGGAGCCGGACGAGTTCGCCGCCGCGGAGCCCGATCCACTGGTGGCCCACGAAGCGGAGCTGCTGCAGCATCTGCACGCGGCGCACGACGACCAGGTGCGCGGGCTGTGCACGCTGCTGGGCGACCGTGCGCCGGTCTGCGGAGCGCGCGGCCGGGCGGTGCCGGTGAGCCTGGACCGCTTCGGACTGCGGGTCCGCTTCACCGACGCCGAGCAGCGGTCCTTCGACGCGCGGTTCGACTTCCCGCAGCCGGTGCGGGACGTGGCCGAGCTGCGCCGCGCGATGCATGTGCTCTTCGAGGCGGCGATGGAGTAG
- the rpsD gene encoding 30S ribosomal protein S4 — protein sequence MNQSRPKVKKSRALGIALTPKAVKYFEARPYPPGEHGRGRKQNSDYKVRLLEKQRLRAQYDISERQMARAYDRARKVEGKTGEALIVELERRLDALVLRAGIARTIYQARQMVVHGHIAVNDRKVDKPSFRVRPGDVVMVRERSREKHPFQVAREGGYAPDGETPRYLEVNLQALAFRLDRDPNRKEIPVICDEQLVVEYYAR from the coding sequence GTGAACCAGTCGCGTCCCAAGGTCAAGAAGTCGCGCGCGCTCGGCATCGCGCTGACCCCCAAGGCCGTCAAGTACTTCGAGGCCCGTCCCTACCCGCCCGGCGAGCACGGCCGTGGCCGCAAGCAGAACAGTGACTACAAGGTCCGTCTGCTGGAGAAGCAGCGTCTGCGCGCGCAGTACGACATCAGCGAGCGCCAGATGGCGCGTGCCTACGACCGCGCTCGGAAGGTCGAAGGCAAGACGGGCGAAGCCCTGATCGTCGAGCTTGAGCGCCGTCTGGACGCGCTCGTCCTGCGTGCGGGTATCGCCCGCACCATCTACCAGGCCCGCCAGATGGTCGTCCACGGCCACATCGCGGTCAACGACCGCAAGGTCGACAAGCCGTCCTTCCGCGTCCGCCCCGGCGACGTCGTGATGGTCCGCGAGCGCAGCCGCGAGAAGCACCCCTTCCAGGTCGCGCGCGAGGGTGGCTACGCCCCCGACGGCGAGACCCCCCGCTACCTGGAGGTCAACCTGCAGGCTCTGGCGTTCCGCCTCGACCGGGACCCGAACCGCAAGGAGATCCCGGTGATCTGCGACGAGCAGCTCGTCGTCGAGTACTACGCCCGCTGA
- a CDS encoding DUF948 domain-containing protein has translation MSGGEVAGILVAVFWAILVSFLALVLVRLAQTLKATTKMVAEVSDQAVPLLADASATVRSAHTQLARVDAIAADVQEVTANASALSSTVSSAFGGPLVKVAAFGYGVRRAIGKKGAPEPKRTVVVGRTLPGARRGGRRNRRSKD, from the coding sequence GTGTCCGGTGGAGAGGTGGCCGGGATCCTCGTGGCCGTCTTCTGGGCGATCCTCGTGTCGTTCCTCGCCCTCGTACTGGTGAGGCTCGCGCAGACGCTCAAGGCGACCACCAAGATGGTGGCCGAGGTGTCCGACCAGGCCGTTCCGCTCCTCGCCGACGCGTCCGCCACCGTCCGCTCCGCGCACACCCAGCTGGCCCGCGTCGACGCCATCGCAGCCGACGTCCAGGAGGTCACCGCCAACGCCTCCGCGCTCTCCTCGACCGTCTCCTCCGCGTTCGGCGGACCGCTGGTCAAGGTCGCGGCCTTCGGCTACGGCGTGCGCCGCGCGATCGGCAAGAAGGGCGCACCCGAGCCGAAGCGCACCGTCGTCGTCGGCCGAACCCTGCCCGGCGCTCGCCGCGGCGGGCGCCGCAACCGTCGCTCCAAGGACTGA
- a CDS encoding DUF6167 family protein, with the protein MFRRAFWFTTGAAAGVWATNKVHRKLRKLQPDSLAAQAADKAVEAGHRLRQFALDVRTGMADREEQLHDALGLGDGGPPARAESSVGEGEVPELPAPRTPTALETPPRTTRTPGPTGLTGPTGLTGPTGLTGPTGNEDH; encoded by the coding sequence ATGTTCCGCCGCGCATTCTGGTTCACCACCGGCGCCGCCGCCGGGGTGTGGGCCACCAACAAGGTCCACCGCAAGCTGCGCAAGCTGCAGCCCGACAGCCTCGCCGCGCAGGCCGCGGACAAGGCCGTCGAGGCCGGACACCGGCTGCGTCAATTTGCATTGGACGTACGCACGGGAATGGCGGACCGTGAAGAGCAGCTGCACGACGCCCTCGGCCTCGGCGATGGGGGTCCCCCCGCGCGCGCGGAGTCGAGCGTGGGGGAGGGCGAGGTGCCCGAGCTGCCCGCGCCGCGGACCCCCACGGCGCTCGAAACACCACCGAGAACCACGAGAACTCCCGGACCGACCGGGCTGACCGGACCGACCGGGCTGACCGGACCGACCGGGCTGACCGGACCGACTGGAAATGAGGACCACTGA
- the alaS gene encoding alanine--tRNA ligase, which translates to MESAEIRRRWLRFFEERGHTVVPSASLIADDPTLLLVNAGMVPFKPYFLGEVKPPAARATSVQKCVRTPDIEEVGKTTRHGTFFQMCGNFSFGDYFKEGAITYAWELLTAPQADGGYGLDPEKLWITVYLDDDEAERIWHEVVGVPKERIQRLGKKENYWSMGVPGPCGPCSEINYDRGPAFGVEGGPAVNDERYVEIWNLVFMQYERGAGTGKEDFEILGELPSKNIDTGLGLERLAMILQDVPNMYETDTLRVVIDKATELSGVRYGASDATDVSLRVVADHIRTATMLVGDGVTPGNEGRGYVLRRIMRRAIRNMRLLGATGLVIGELLDVVIKTMGQQYPELLEDRRRIETVALAEEAAFVKTLKAGTNILDAAVTDTKAAGGTVLAGDKAFLLHDTWGFPIDLTLEMAAEQGLSVDEDGFRRLMKEQRERAKADAQAKKSGHADLSAYREVADKSGATEFTGYRATEGESSVVGLLVGGVPAPAAHEGDEIELVLDRTPFYAEGGGQLADTGRIKLDSGAVVEVRDVQQPVPGVTVHKGVVQVGEVVLGAGAHAAIDVTRRRAIARAHSATHLTHQALRDALGPTAAQAGSENSPGRFRFDFGSPTAVPGTVLTDVEQKINEVLARELDVHAEVMSMDQAKKQGAIAEFGEKYGDRVRVVTIGDFSKELCGGTHVHNTAQLGLVKLLGESSIGSGVRRVEALVGVDAYRFLAREHTVVSQLTELVKGRPDELPEKISGVLAKLKDAEKEIEKYRAEKVLQAAAGLAAEAKDVRGVALAAGQVPDGTSADDLRKLVLDVRGRIQGGRPAVVALFSVANGRPVTVIATNEAARERGIKAGELVRTAAKTLGGGGGGKSDVAQGGGQKADAVPEAIEAVERLVAEVA; encoded by the coding sequence ATGGAGTCGGCTGAAATCCGCCGCCGCTGGCTGCGCTTCTTCGAGGAGCGTGGGCACACCGTCGTGCCGTCGGCGTCGCTCATCGCGGACGACCCGACGCTGCTGCTCGTCAACGCGGGCATGGTCCCCTTCAAGCCGTACTTCCTCGGTGAGGTCAAGCCGCCCGCCGCGCGCGCCACCAGCGTCCAGAAGTGCGTCCGTACCCCGGATATCGAAGAGGTCGGCAAGACCACCCGGCACGGCACGTTCTTCCAGATGTGCGGCAACTTCTCCTTCGGCGACTACTTCAAGGAAGGTGCCATCACCTACGCCTGGGAGCTGCTGACCGCGCCCCAGGCCGACGGCGGCTACGGCCTGGACCCGGAGAAGCTCTGGATCACCGTCTATCTCGACGACGACGAGGCCGAGCGGATCTGGCACGAGGTCGTCGGGGTGCCCAAGGAGCGCATCCAGCGCCTGGGCAAGAAGGAGAACTACTGGTCCATGGGCGTCCCGGGCCCCTGCGGCCCGTGCTCCGAGATCAACTACGACCGTGGCCCGGCCTTCGGCGTCGAGGGCGGCCCCGCCGTCAACGACGAGCGGTACGTGGAGATCTGGAACCTGGTCTTCATGCAGTACGAGCGCGGCGCGGGCACCGGCAAGGAGGACTTCGAGATCCTCGGCGAGCTGCCCAGCAAGAACATCGACACCGGCCTCGGTCTCGAGCGCCTGGCGATGATCCTGCAGGACGTCCCGAACATGTACGAGACGGACACCCTGCGCGTGGTCATCGACAAGGCCACCGAGCTGTCCGGCGTCCGCTACGGCGCCTCGGACGCCACCGATGTCTCGCTGCGCGTCGTCGCCGACCACATCCGCACCGCGACGATGCTCGTCGGCGACGGCGTCACCCCCGGCAACGAGGGCCGCGGCTATGTCCTGCGCCGCATCATGCGCCGCGCCATCCGCAATATGCGGCTGCTCGGCGCCACCGGCCTGGTCATCGGGGAGCTGCTGGACGTCGTCATCAAGACGATGGGCCAGCAGTACCCGGAGCTGCTGGAGGACCGCCGGCGCATCGAGACGGTCGCCCTCGCCGAGGAGGCCGCCTTCGTCAAGACGCTCAAGGCCGGCACCAACATCCTCGACGCCGCCGTCACGGACACCAAGGCCGCCGGCGGCACCGTCCTGGCCGGCGACAAGGCGTTCCTGCTCCACGACACCTGGGGCTTCCCCATCGACCTCACCCTCGAAATGGCCGCCGAGCAGGGCCTTTCGGTGGACGAGGACGGCTTCCGGCGGCTGATGAAGGAGCAGCGGGAGCGCGCCAAGGCCGACGCCCAGGCCAAGAAGAGCGGCCACGCCGACCTGTCCGCCTACCGCGAGGTCGCCGACAAGTCCGGCGCCACGGAATTCACCGGTTACCGCGCCACGGAGGGCGAGTCCAGCGTCGTCGGCCTGCTGGTGGGCGGCGTCCCGGCCCCCGCCGCCCACGAGGGCGACGAGATCGAGCTGGTCCTGGACCGCACCCCCTTCTACGCCGAGGGCGGTGGCCAGCTCGCCGACACCGGCCGGATCAAGCTGGACTCCGGCGCCGTCGTCGAGGTCCGCGACGTGCAGCAGCCGGTGCCCGGCGTCACGGTGCACAAGGGCGTCGTCCAGGTCGGTGAGGTGGTGCTCGGCGCCGGCGCCCATGCCGCCATCGACGTCACCCGCCGCCGGGCCATCGCCCGCGCCCACAGCGCCACCCACCTCACACACCAGGCGCTGCGCGACGCCCTCGGCCCGACGGCCGCCCAGGCCGGTTCGGAGAACTCCCCGGGCCGCTTCCGCTTCGACTTCGGCTCGCCGACCGCGGTGCCCGGTACGGTCCTCACCGACGTCGAGCAGAAGATCAACGAGGTGCTCGCCCGCGAGCTCGACGTACACGCCGAGGTCATGAGCATGGACCAGGCCAAGAAGCAGGGCGCCATCGCCGAGTTCGGCGAGAAGTACGGCGACCGGGTGCGCGTGGTCACCATCGGCGACTTCTCCAAGGAGCTGTGCGGCGGTACGCACGTCCACAACACCGCCCAGCTGGGCCTGGTGAAGCTGCTCGGCGAGTCCTCCATCGGCTCCGGCGTCCGCCGCGTCGAGGCCCTGGTCGGCGTCGACGCCTACCGATTCCTGGCCCGTGAGCACACCGTCGTCTCGCAGCTCACCGAGCTGGTCAAGGGCCGCCCGGACGAGCTGCCCGAGAAGATCTCCGGGGTCCTGGCCAAGCTCAAGGACGCCGAGAAGGAGATCGAGAAGTACCGCGCCGAGAAGGTGCTGCAGGCCGCCGCCGGGCTGGCCGCGGAAGCCAAGGACGTGCGGGGCGTGGCCCTGGCCGCCGGCCAGGTCCCGGACGGCACCTCCGCCGACGATCTGCGCAAGCTGGTCCTCGACGTCCGCGGCCGGATCCAGGGCGGCCGCCCCGCCGTGGTGGCGCTCTTCTCCGTCGCCAACGGCCGCCCGGTGACCGTCATCGCCACCAACGAGGCCGCCCGCGAGCGCGGCATCAAGGCCGGCGAACTGGTCCGTACAGCCGCCAAGACGCTCGGCGGAGGCGGCGGCGGCAAGTCGGACGTCGCCCAGGGCGGCGGCCAGAAGGCCGATGCGGTGCCGGAGGCCATCGAGGCCGTCGAGCGGCTCGTCGCCGAGGTGGCCTGA
- the ruvX gene encoding Holliday junction resolvase RuvX — protein MRRGRRIAVDVGDARIGVASCDPDGVLATPVETVPGRDVPAAHRRLKAIVDEYEPLEVVVGLPRSLSGGEGPAAAKVRAFAQEMARNIAPVGVRLVDERMSTVTATQGLRASGVGSKKGRSVVDQAAAVVILQSALETERVSGQPPGESVEVVI, from the coding sequence ATCCGACGCGGCAGAAGGATCGCCGTCGATGTCGGGGACGCCCGGATCGGGGTCGCCTCGTGCGACCCCGACGGGGTCCTCGCCACCCCCGTCGAGACCGTGCCGGGACGTGATGTCCCGGCGGCGCACCGCCGGTTGAAGGCGATCGTCGACGAGTACGAGCCGCTCGAAGTCGTGGTCGGTCTGCCGCGCTCCCTCAGTGGGGGGGAGGGGCCGGCGGCGGCCAAGGTCCGGGCGTTCGCCCAGGAGATGGCCAGGAACATCGCACCCGTCGGGGTCCGCCTCGTCGACGAGCGGATGTCGACGGTCACCGCGACCCAGGGGCTGCGGGCCTCCGGAGTCGGGAGCAAGAAGGGCCGCTCGGTGGTCGACCAGGCGGCCGCGGTCGTCATTCTGCAGAGCGCGCTGGAAACCGAAAGGGTCTCCGGGCAGCCGCCGGGCGAGAGCGTCGAAGTGGTCATCTGA